In Apium graveolens cultivar Ventura chromosome 10, ASM990537v1, whole genome shotgun sequence, the following are encoded in one genomic region:
- the LOC141693512 gene encoding F-box/FBD/LRR-repeat protein At1g13570-like, giving the protein MSRDAESSGTAVDRISNMPSNIKDLILERLSIHDAAKMGVLSTTWRDLWVTNPHLVFDDIFFSRLHNGMKRPRPSKSSRIISNILLAHIGPILNFTLHIPMCSLLHNCSDKEIWIKNISKNGVRNLKLINPSCDPYKIPSSLFSCLDLTHLNLSRCMLNPPRKFGGFCYLVNVELHRVKITGDMSFGTQLEELVLHECSGMEHLGCQFKNSNNLTLLKIETGSINKEDIDLGWFECVQKVTNLSLMRHLFQENSRIEINNLDKLLGNMSRINSLLLGGFSLESLKSDTAVLKRPMATLENLYIHSAGFCDSGDLHYVLCLIKSSPNLRYLYISLYGKVNRSKDANLSHLTALQSDMIMDQLENVEIYGMTGTKPELQFVKLLLESTPSLRLLKLNMEPRDNPLQELRIAQDLLLYPRASSRAQIIWAEIVREYGDY; this is encoded by the exons ATGTCCCGTGATGCAGAATCTTCTGGAACTGCAGTTGATAGAATCAGCAATATGCCGAGTAACATCAAAGATCTCATCCTAGAACGTCTGTCGATTCACGATGCAGCTAAAATGGGTGTCCTCTCCACAACATGGAGGGATTTATGGGTAACGAACCCACACCTAGTTTTTGATGACATATTTTTCTCAAGGCTGCATAATGGAATGAAAAGACCTCGACCATCTAAAAGTTCAAGAATCATTAGTAATATTCTTTTAGCTCATATTGGCCCCATTCTGAACTTCACCTTACACATTCCGATGTGTTCACTTCTTCATAACTGTTCAGATAAAGAAATATGGATTAAAAATATATCGAAAAATGGGGTTAGAAATTTGAAACTTATAAATCCATCATGTGATCCCTACAAAATCCCATCTTCTTTGTTTTCCTGTTTGGACTTGACTCATTTGAACCTCAGTCGATGTATGCTGAATCCGCCCCGTAAATTTGGAGGCTTTTGTTATCTGGTTAATGTTGAATTACATCGTGTCAAAATTACCGGTGACATGTCATTTGGCACTCAACTTGAGGAATTAGTTTTGCACGAATGCAGTGGGATGGAACATTTGGGATGTCAGTTTAAAAATAGTAACAATCTCACTCTGCTGAAAATAGAAACTGGCAGTATTAATAAAGAAGACATTGATTTGGGATGGTTTGAGTGCGTGCAAAAGGTGACAAATCTCAGTCTCATGAGACATCTGTTCCAGGAAAACTCTAGGATTGAAATCAACAATCTAGACAAGCTGTTAGGCAATATGTCTAGAATCAATAGTCTTCTCCTTGGTGGCTTTTCCCTTGAG TCTTTGAAATCAGATACAGCTGTTTTGAAGAGGCCTATGGCAACGTTGGAGAACTTGTACATACATTCTGCTGGATTTTGTGATTCGGGTGATTTGCATTATGTTCTGTGCTTAATTAAAAGTTCGCCCAACCTGCGATATCTTTACATATCCCTG TACGGTAAAGTAAATAGAAGCAAAGATGCGAACTTGAGTCACTTGACGGCTCTACAGAGCGACATGATCATGGACCAACTTGAAAATGTAGAAATATATGGAATGACTGGTACAAAGCCCGAGCTTCAGTTCGTAAAACTTTTGCTTGAATCTACCCCTTCGCTCAGACTGCTTAAACTCAACATGGAACCTAGAGATAATCCTTTACAAGAGTTGCGGATAGCACAAGATTTGCTGCTTTACCCTAGAGCATCCAGCAGAGCACAGATAATATGGGCGGAGATAGTACGGGAATATGGGGATTACTGA